One genomic region from Candidatus Bathyarchaeia archaeon encodes:
- a CDS encoding DUF763 domain-containing protein: MHWQGKNRAGIITIYWFRGSMQRTGVAKLPLHYGKAPKWLVVRMRKLAREIVTIIVDEYGTGEFLKRLSDPFWFQALGCVLGYDWHSSGVTTVVTGVLKQAVIPEEHGVAVCGGKGKISRQTPLEIGFVGEKFGFPDNRIESLQYASKMSAKVDNTAIQAGYQLYHHAFFVDENGRWAVIQQGMCLQDRTARRYHWLSENVKNFVVEPHNAIVGDARREIALDMTAKESEGCRKASVDLACEPPKKLMRLIMSIRPAYQKSLEDWLLKTVQTQWADYPIDVLSMPVNINWKALQQVYEFKPRNYEELLGFKGVGTATVRGLALIAELIYGEKPSWKDPVKYSFAYGGKDGVPYPVDRKAMDESIQILRMAVEDAKLGDKEKLNALKRLRVFIPPTRQ; encoded by the coding sequence TTGCATTGGCAAGGCAAAAATAGGGCTGGAATCATAACAATCTATTGGTTTAGAGGCAGCATGCAGAGGACTGGTGTGGCTAAGCTTCCCCTTCACTATGGTAAGGCACCGAAATGGCTAGTTGTTCGAATGCGGAAGCTAGCCCGAGAAATAGTGACCATAATAGTGGACGAGTATGGGACCGGCGAGTTTCTGAAACGCCTATCAGACCCCTTCTGGTTTCAGGCTTTAGGGTGTGTTTTGGGTTATGACTGGCACTCTTCAGGTGTGACAACGGTGGTTACTGGCGTTTTAAAGCAGGCAGTCATCCCCGAAGAGCATGGCGTGGCGGTCTGCGGCGGAAAGGGGAAAATTTCTAGACAAACGCCACTCGAGATAGGGTTTGTGGGCGAAAAGTTCGGTTTTCCAGACAATAGGATAGAAAGCTTGCAATATGCCAGTAAAATGAGCGCTAAAGTGGATAATACGGCTATTCAAGCTGGTTATCAGCTTTACCACCACGCCTTCTTCGTCGACGAAAATGGGCGGTGGGCGGTTATACAGCAGGGAATGTGTCTCCAAGACCGTACGGCAAGACGCTATCACTGGCTTTCAGAAAACGTCAAAAACTTTGTTGTAGAGCCCCATAACGCCATTGTTGGCGACGCGAGGCGCGAAATAGCCCTAGATATGACTGCAAAAGAAAGCGAAGGCTGCAGAAAAGCCTCTGTGGACTTGGCATGCGAACCGCCCAAAAAGCTTATGCGCCTAATAATGTCTATACGCCCAGCCTACCAAAAATCTCTGGAAGATTGGCTTCTGAAAACCGTCCAAACCCAATGGGCTGACTATCCAATAGACGTTTTATCCATGCCAGTCAACATCAACTGGAAAGCCCTACAACAAGTCTACGAATTCAAACCAAGGAATTACGAGGAACTTTTAGGCTTTAAGGGCGTCGGCACCGCCACTGTTCGCGGCTTAGCCCTAATAGCCGAACTAATTTACGGCGAGAAGCCAAGCTGGAAAGACCCTGTGAAATACTCCTTTGCCTACGGCGGAAAAGACGGCGTCCCCTATCCAGTGGACAGAAAAGCCATGGATGAATCCATACAAATCCTAAGGATGGCTGTGGAGGACGCAAAACTGGGCGATAAGGAAAAGCTGAACGCCCTAAAAAGGCTTAGGGTTTTCATCCCGCCAACACGCCAGTAA
- a CDS encoding sodium:calcium antiporter, translating into MTLLLSVAAFIASLLLLYIGSKKIVDAAARLANSLNLHKVVVGTVFVASVTSAPELFSSLFAAVFSSSQMAFGNIIGSNIYNVPLIIGICGLIGEFKMKNSTINRECLLMIGLAALLMLVTMVTGTVTWWVGIIFLALYPAFIYYSIRKGNGNGNTTNEAREGNAKPAAIMILGGAALIAGTFLLVYSATAIAEILGLSHFYAGLTIMALGCVVPETAVSVAAALHGEQEISIGNVIGDNIITATLVFGIIALIRSFTVTLQEILTTVPFIILVTLVLFAMNRRSHKITRAWSILMLAIAAAAFTLETFNHIA; encoded by the coding sequence ATGACCCTACTATTAAGCGTAGCAGCCTTCATAGCGAGTCTGCTGCTCCTCTACATAGGCTCGAAGAAAATAGTGGATGCAGCCGCACGTCTAGCTAATAGTCTAAACCTCCATAAAGTTGTTGTTGGGACAGTTTTTGTGGCTTCTGTAACATCAGCTCCAGAGCTGTTTAGCTCGCTTTTTGCGGCTGTTTTCAGCTCTTCGCAGATGGCTTTCGGCAACATAATAGGCTCAAACATATACAACGTTCCCCTAATTATTGGCATATGCGGCTTGATCGGCGAGTTCAAAATGAAAAACTCCACAATCAACAGGGAATGCCTCCTCATGATAGGCTTAGCCGCCCTACTGATGCTGGTGACAATGGTAACAGGCACAGTGACATGGTGGGTCGGAATAATCTTCTTGGCACTTTATCCAGCCTTCATCTACTACTCCATACGAAAGGGGAACGGCAATGGAAACACCACAAATGAAGCAAGAGAAGGCAATGCAAAGCCAGCAGCCATAATGATTCTTGGCGGCGCCGCCCTAATAGCAGGCACATTCCTACTAGTCTACAGCGCCACAGCTATAGCTGAAATTTTAGGCTTAAGCCACTTCTACGCTGGACTAACAATAATGGCTTTAGGCTGCGTTGTTCCAGAAACAGCTGTCTCAGTAGCTGCAGCCCTCCACGGCGAACAAGAAATATCCATAGGTAATGTTATAGGCGACAACATAATAACAGCAACACTGGTTTTCGGAATAATCGCCCTTATAAGGTCTTTCACGGTGACGCTGCAGGAGATTTTAACCACGGTCCCCTTCATAATTCTTGTAACACTCGTCTTATTCGCCATGAATAGGCGAAGCCACAAAATAACAAGGGCTTGGAGCATACTCATGTTAGCAATAGCCGCAGCAGCCTTCACCTTAGAAACATTCAACCACATAGCTTAA
- a CDS encoding GNAT family N-acetyltransferase — MKIVPLEPSLEPLFWKTISQDIPHYYFFAFDWKYRRDQTKILLALDDGKIHGMMLVYRGEIVNLRGSPEAAKILLEKLELEKIEIQALEEHKPYILKKYEPTAMHGMMVMLLRKGEEKLHIKHPVIGLDVSDAEQIATIMKAADPEFWGDVTSQDIVEGMNRGAKWFGVKADGKPVSIGNAWTTEWISLIGIVATSEEHRNMGYATSVVSTLVEKLLAEQSSVIIFVRSENAPAIHVYEKVGFKQYRKYFFMRGIKRKS; from the coding sequence ATGAAAATTGTTCCTCTTGAGCCATCCCTTGAGCCGCTTTTCTGGAAAACAATAAGCCAAGATATCCCCCACTATTACTTTTTCGCCTTTGACTGGAAATACAGAAGAGACCAGACAAAAATTCTACTAGCATTGGACGATGGCAAGATTCATGGAATGATGCTGGTATACAGGGGTGAAATAGTGAATTTAAGAGGAAGCCCTGAAGCCGCAAAAATTCTCTTGGAGAAGTTGGAACTAGAAAAAATTGAAATTCAAGCTCTTGAAGAGCATAAACCTTACATCCTTAAGAAATACGAACCCACGGCAATGCATGGAATGATGGTTATGCTTCTTCGCAAGGGAGAAGAGAAACTTCACATAAAACATCCCGTTATAGGATTAGATGTCTCTGACGCTGAGCAAATAGCCACGATAATGAAGGCGGCTGACCCTGAATTTTGGGGCGACGTAACAAGCCAAGACATAGTGGAAGGCATGAACCGTGGAGCAAAATGGTTTGGGGTAAAGGCTGACGGGAAACCCGTTTCAATAGGAAATGCGTGGACGACAGAGTGGATAAGCCTAATAGGGATTGTTGCCACAAGCGAAGAACATAGAAACATGGGTTATGCAACGTCTGTGGTTTCAACACTCGTCGAAAAATTGTTAGCGGAGCAGTCCTCCGTGATAATTTTTGTAAGAAGCGAAAATGCCCCCGCAATCCATGTTTATGAAAAAGTTGGGTTTAAACAGTATAGAAAATACTTCTTCATGAGAGGAATCAAACGTAAGTCCTAG
- a CDS encoding ferredoxin family protein produces the protein MPKVRVDWSKCNGDGVCVEICPVNVFELQKLPEYPDTQKSVPVREGDCIACMACVTSCPTQAITVEE, from the coding sequence ATGCCAAAAGTTAGGGTTGATTGGAGTAAATGCAACGGCGACGGTGTCTGCGTTGAAATTTGCCCTGTAAACGTTTTTGAACTCCAAAAGTTGCCAGAATACCCTGATACGCAGAAGTCTGTTCCTGTTAGGGAGGGCGACTGCATAGCGTGCATGGCTTGTGTGACATCATGTCCAACACAGGCAATAACGGTTGAAGAGTGA
- a CDS encoding radical SAM protein — translation MAQYTPETIWHMSSEELSKLLESKTFRPMSKRSISFYAPSFTYYKTAYFCSSAKGFPTISVTGKGCTLNCKHCGGKVLQTMHPATTPTELYNLCQKLKEDGAVGCLISGGCLPDGSVPLERFTEAIRRVKADFGLTIFAHVGIVDNAKALRLREAGVDAALIDIIGADETIREIYNLDVTVRDYENALKALSQSGLCFVPHVIVGLQHGRLRGELYALQMISKYKPSAMVIIAFTPIRGTIMENVKPPEPLEIAKVLATARVMFPKTPIALGCMRPKGKHRAETDVLAIKAGVDAIAFPSEEAIKYAETQGYGISFSSLCCAQIYIDAFKV, via the coding sequence ATGGCACAATACACTCCAGAAACCATCTGGCATATGAGCAGCGAAGAACTTTCAAAACTTTTGGAAAGCAAAACTTTTCGCCCAATGTCTAAAAGGAGCATCAGCTTTTATGCCCCAAGCTTCACTTATTACAAGACGGCTTATTTCTGCTCCTCAGCCAAGGGTTTTCCAACAATTTCCGTAACTGGGAAAGGTTGCACATTAAATTGTAAGCACTGTGGCGGTAAAGTTCTTCAAACCATGCATCCAGCCACAACGCCAACAGAACTTTACAACTTGTGTCAAAAGCTTAAAGAGGATGGGGCTGTCGGCTGCCTAATCAGCGGTGGCTGCCTCCCAGACGGTTCTGTTCCGCTGGAAAGGTTTACAGAAGCCATTAGGCGGGTTAAAGCCGATTTCGGCTTGACAATTTTTGCGCATGTTGGAATTGTGGACAACGCAAAGGCTTTAAGGCTTAGGGAAGCTGGCGTTGACGCCGCACTAATCGACATCATAGGGGCTGACGAGACAATTCGGGAGATTTACAACTTGGACGTCACAGTTAGGGATTATGAAAATGCGTTGAAAGCGTTAAGTCAGTCCGGCTTGTGTTTTGTCCCCCACGTTATTGTTGGGCTTCAACATGGGCGGTTAAGAGGCGAGTTATATGCCTTGCAGATGATTTCTAAGTATAAGCCTTCAGCCATGGTCATAATTGCCTTCACGCCCATACGTGGCACGATAATGGAGAACGTGAAACCGCCAGAGCCTTTAGAAATAGCTAAGGTTTTAGCCACCGCAAGGGTTATGTTTCCAAAAACCCCGATAGCCTTAGGCTGTATGCGACCAAAGGGCAAGCATAGAGCAGAGACGGATGTTTTAGCCATAAAGGCTGGCGTGGACGCCATAGCTTTTCCATCTGAAGAAGCTATAAAATATGCTGAAACGCAAGGCTATGGGATAAGTTTTTCATCTCTTTGTTGCGCGCAGATTTACATTGATGCTTTTAAGGTTTAA
- a CDS encoding winged helix-turn-helix domain-containing protein yields the protein MRRSKLENYEAILSALAKRPLTVDSIAYKTNMDCTVLGQYLDSLMRNGLVVEKVASKKKLYAITERGLSVFRTLSFQRYLEKIAKTIKTVNTLETAPAPTISSSENGKEAKG from the coding sequence TTGCGTAGGTCCAAGCTTGAAAATTATGAGGCTATATTGTCAGCTCTAGCTAAAAGACCATTAACGGTGGACAGCATAGCCTACAAAACCAACATGGACTGCACTGTTTTAGGGCAATATTTGGATTCCCTAATGAGGAATGGACTTGTCGTTGAGAAAGTCGCCAGCAAAAAGAAGCTTTACGCCATAACAGAGAGAGGCTTATCAGTTTTTAGAACCCTAAGCTTCCAGAGGTATCTGGAGAAGATTGCAAAAACAATTAAAACCGTTAACACATTGGAAACGGCGCCAGCTCCGACAATTTCAAGCAGTGAAAATGGAAAAGAGGCTAAGGGTTAA
- a CDS encoding radical SAM protein, which produces MIIILMNSESVAEKHPQKHNSVEKLAEVKVPEKVRVSLGSAITLGLINGRLDAKPTTAYLMTYRRGKCLANCGFCPQARKSRSRADMLSRVSWPIFSTKQVLNGIEATAESGGIGRVCIQALNYPQAHEHIQALAKEISKRTNIPISVSCQPLNPENIRHLAESGVERISIPLDAATPEIFDKVKGASAGGPYEMERQLKLLKEAVKIFGEGKVSTHLIVGLGESEKEMVEMIQKCVDMGVLPALFAFTPVAGTALENLGQPPIQQYRRIQLARHLIFHGIVRAEDMSFDENGCITAFGMDKQTLKQVIVFGEPFRTSGCPNCNRPYYNEKPSGPIYNYPRPLSTDEIARAFEELALI; this is translated from the coding sequence ATGATAATAATACTTATGAATTCAGAATCAGTAGCAGAAAAACACCCGCAAAAGCACAACAGCGTGGAAAAATTGGCAGAGGTGAAAGTCCCAGAGAAGGTTCGTGTTTCGCTTGGCTCAGCCATAACTTTAGGGCTGATTAATGGTAGGCTTGATGCCAAACCAACAACAGCCTACCTCATGACTTATAGGCGTGGCAAATGCCTTGCAAACTGCGGATTCTGCCCCCAGGCAAGGAAAAGCCGCAGCAGAGCCGACATGCTCTCAAGGGTTTCATGGCCCATCTTCAGCACAAAACAAGTACTTAATGGAATCGAGGCGACCGCGGAAAGTGGCGGAATTGGGCGTGTCTGCATACAAGCCCTAAACTACCCACAAGCGCATGAGCATATCCAAGCACTTGCAAAAGAAATCTCCAAACGCACAAATATCCCAATCTCAGTTTCATGCCAGCCCCTAAATCCAGAAAACATAAGGCATTTAGCAGAGTCTGGCGTTGAAAGAATAAGCATACCCTTAGACGCGGCAACTCCAGAAATTTTCGACAAGGTCAAGGGAGCTTCCGCCGGCGGTCCATATGAGATGGAAAGACAGCTAAAGCTACTCAAAGAGGCTGTGAAAATTTTTGGGGAGGGGAAGGTCAGCACCCACCTAATTGTTGGTTTGGGCGAGTCTGAAAAGGAAATGGTGGAGATGATTCAAAAATGCGTTGATATGGGCGTTTTGCCAGCACTCTTCGCTTTCACACCAGTTGCCGGAACTGCCCTAGAAAATTTGGGGCAGCCGCCAATCCAACAGTATAGGCGGATACAACTGGCCAGACACCTGATATTCCACGGGATCGTAAGGGCTGAAGACATGAGCTTTGATGAGAATGGCTGCATAACCGCTTTTGGCATGGATAAGCAGACACTGAAACAAGTCATTGTTTTTGGCGAGCCTTTCAGGACTTCTGGATGCCCAAACTGCAACCGCCCATACTACAACGAGAAGCCAAGTGGTCCAATATACAACTATCCAAGACCTTTAAGCACAGATGAAATAGCAAGGGCTTTTGAAGAGTTAGCCCTAATTTAG
- the aksA gene encoding homoaconitate hydratase (in Methanococcus jannaschii this protein catalyzes the condensation of alpha-ketoglutarate and acetyl-CoA to form trans-homoaconitate; functions in alphaketosuberate synthesis which is a precursor in coenzyme B and biotin synthesis), with protein sequence MRKTIFKKLEAQGLIANYNRLRKNLPPRLPDRVYIWDETLREGIETPTVFLTYVEKVKLAKLLDEAGVSIITVGFPALSEEEKNNVRRIANEGFQQASIAASARATRSDVDACLDCSVKEVVIFTPFNGLNLQYRLKMSKEQALKNAVECIEYAKRHGVTVDFVLEDASRTPLQDILQIFEAAVKAGADRLVIADTVGFLRPLSVRYLVSHVRDGLQQVLGKNVTLSIHCHNDFGLATANTLAAVEEGVAYVHTCLVGFGERAGVAPLEEVVAALELLYNIDTGIDMKKLYRLAQQAEKSFALPIQFHKPIVGENAFSYEIDEHVEGMLAHPLLFEPFPPEMIEREAQFYIGRSGGRRLIEKRLEMAGIKATPWQIDEIVRRIRGLQESLDKGGTQMTFYQIKKLMKELRKGLTEEDFWRIVEQVTRQKPKIQQQPLLEAKEP encoded by the coding sequence ATGCGGAAAACAATCTTTAAGAAGCTTGAGGCTCAAGGGTTAATAGCAAACTACAACCGTTTGAGGAAGAACCTCCCGCCGAGGCTTCCCGACAGAGTTTATATCTGGGATGAAACCTTACGGGAGGGTATTGAAACCCCAACAGTTTTCCTAACCTATGTGGAGAAGGTTAAATTGGCTAAGCTTTTGGACGAAGCCGGAGTTTCCATCATAACTGTTGGCTTTCCAGCGCTTTCAGAAGAGGAGAAAAACAATGTTAGGAGGATAGCCAACGAAGGTTTTCAACAAGCCAGCATAGCAGCCTCTGCACGAGCCACTAGAAGTGATGTGGACGCATGTCTGGACTGCAGCGTTAAGGAGGTTGTTATCTTCACACCTTTTAATGGGCTTAACCTCCAATATAGGCTTAAAATGTCAAAGGAGCAAGCCCTCAAAAACGCTGTTGAGTGTATAGAATATGCCAAAAGGCACGGTGTAACCGTCGACTTCGTTTTGGAAGACGCCTCAAGAACGCCTTTACAGGACATTCTACAAATTTTTGAGGCCGCAGTGAAGGCTGGTGCCGACAGGCTTGTAATCGCTGACACTGTTGGCTTTTTAAGACCCTTATCAGTGCGTTATCTTGTTTCCCACGTTAGGGATGGTCTTCAGCAAGTTTTGGGGAAGAATGTTACGCTTTCAATTCATTGCCACAACGATTTTGGCTTAGCCACGGCAAACACTTTGGCGGCAGTTGAGGAGGGCGTAGCCTATGTGCACACTTGCCTTGTTGGTTTCGGCGAAAGGGCTGGAGTAGCCCCTCTAGAGGAGGTTGTCGCCGCCCTAGAACTACTGTACAACATAGACACGGGCATTGACATGAAGAAGCTTTATAGGCTTGCCCAACAGGCGGAGAAAAGCTTCGCCCTACCAATTCAGTTCCATAAGCCAATAGTTGGTGAAAACGCCTTCTCCTACGAGATTGATGAGCACGTTGAGGGGATGCTTGCTCACCCACTGCTTTTCGAGCCTTTCCCACCCGAAATGATTGAGAGGGAAGCACAGTTCTACATTGGGAGAAGCGGCGGAAGACGCCTTATTGAAAAGCGGCTGGAAATGGCTGGTATAAAGGCTACGCCATGGCAGATTGATGAAATAGTTAGAAGGATAAGGGGTTTACAGGAAAGCCTGGACAAGGGCGGAACCCAGATGACCTTCTACCAAATCAAGAAGCTTATGAAGGAACTTCGGAAGGGCTTAACAGAAGAGGATTTCTGGCGTATAGTTGAGCAGGTTACGAGGCAGAAGCCGAAAATTCAACAGCAGCCCTTGCTTGAGGCAAAAGAGCCCTAA
- a CDS encoding CoA-transferase: MVEAPVEDKRITLKEAAKLVPDGAHLFWGGFGFQRPPMAFAHELVRQKKRNLTIYTCGSEMDIDILAGAYVVSRFELAFFAIEGIGLAPNIQRRIREGAVQIEDYTNLAMALRFLGGALGVPFMPLKSMLGTDLLAKTRFRTKKAEVITCPFTGEKVVLVPSVRPDFSIVHASRVDREGNAQIDGIKGEDVEGARAGKKVIVLAEEIVDTDFIRSQPDQTAIPNIYVDYVVECPWGAYPMMVYNYYDYDMEHIRMYYQQCKTEEGWQKYCEEYITGVEDHMEFLKKIGMERLLKLRAKKPFPY; this comes from the coding sequence TTGGTTGAGGCTCCTGTGGAAGATAAACGGATAACCCTAAAAGAGGCAGCTAAACTCGTTCCAGACGGGGCGCATCTCTTCTGGGGAGGTTTCGGCTTCCAGAGGCCGCCAATGGCTTTCGCCCATGAACTTGTGAGGCAGAAAAAGCGAAATCTAACAATTTACACCTGCGGTTCAGAGATGGACATTGACATACTCGCGGGGGCATACGTGGTTTCTCGCTTCGAACTGGCTTTTTTCGCCATAGAGGGCATAGGGTTGGCTCCAAACATCCAGCGGAGGATCCGTGAAGGCGCTGTCCAAATCGAGGACTATACAAATTTGGCGATGGCACTGCGCTTTTTGGGCGGCGCTTTAGGGGTTCCATTCATGCCTTTGAAAAGCATGCTTGGAACGGATTTGTTAGCGAAAACAAGATTCAGAACTAAAAAGGCTGAAGTTATAACCTGCCCATTTACGGGCGAGAAGGTTGTGCTTGTGCCTTCTGTGCGTCCAGACTTCAGCATAGTGCACGCCTCACGAGTTGACAGGGAAGGCAATGCCCAAATAGACGGCATTAAAGGCGAGGATGTTGAAGGCGCTAGGGCAGGCAAAAAAGTGATTGTTTTAGCCGAAGAAATAGTGGACACGGATTTTATACGCTCACAACCAGACCAGACGGCGATTCCCAACATTTACGTGGACTATGTTGTGGAATGCCCATGGGGAGCCTATCCTATGATGGTTTACAACTACTACGACTATGACATGGAACACATACGCATGTACTACCAGCAGTGCAAAACAGAGGAGGGATGGCAAAAATACTGTGAAGAGTATATTACGGGCGTTGAGGACCACATGGAGTTTCTCAAGAAAATTGGAATGGAGCGCCTCCTAAAGCTTAGGGCTAAAAAGCCTTTCCCATACTAG
- a CDS encoding CoA-transferase: MEKKNYAKLGEFTTLELMAVCGARAIKNGEVVFVGTGLPMIAAMLAKRTHAPKAKIVYEAGFIDSNAIDIALSIADSRLGYRASAAIGLIETLGLLLQGGHVDVGFVGAAQIDEYGNINTTYIGDFEHPTVRLPGSGGGNDIVSSAKRIVIIMTHEKRKMVKKLDYLTSPGHLDGPGARERVGLLGGGPSLVVTNLCQMDFDPETKRIRLATIHPGVSLQEIMENTGFDLIVPEHVPTTEPPTYEELAILRAIDPHGIYIPRPTQTK, from the coding sequence ATGGAGAAGAAGAATTATGCGAAACTCGGCGAGTTCACAACCCTTGAGCTTATGGCGGTTTGCGGGGCCAGAGCCATAAAGAATGGCGAGGTTGTTTTTGTTGGAACAGGCTTGCCTATGATTGCCGCGATGCTTGCCAAAAGGACCCATGCGCCTAAAGCCAAAATAGTTTATGAGGCTGGCTTTATAGACTCAAACGCCATAGACATAGCCCTTTCAATAGCCGACTCAAGGCTTGGTTATAGGGCTTCAGCAGCCATAGGCTTGATAGAAACGCTTGGACTGCTTCTGCAAGGCGGACACGTGGACGTTGGCTTCGTCGGAGCAGCTCAAATAGACGAGTATGGAAACATAAACACTACGTACATAGGCGACTTCGAGCATCCAACAGTGCGGCTCCCGGGAAGCGGAGGTGGAAACGACATAGTCTCATCAGCAAAACGCATAGTCATAATAATGACTCATGAAAAGCGGAAAATGGTGAAGAAACTTGATTACCTAACAAGCCCAGGCCATCTAGATGGGCCTGGAGCAAGGGAAAGGGTTGGCTTATTAGGCGGCGGGCCTTCCCTTGTGGTTACGAACCTCTGCCAGATGGATTTTGACCCAGAAACTAAACGGATTAGGCTTGCAACAATTCATCCAGGCGTGAGTTTGCAGGAGATTATGGAAAACACAGGATTCGACCTGATTGTACCGGAGCATGTGCCGACAACAGAACCGCCCACATACGAAGAATTAGCCATTTTGAGGGCTATAGACCCCCACGGGATCTACATACCAAGACCAACTCAAACTAAATAG
- a CDS encoding acyl-CoA dehydrogenase family protein encodes MDFEFTPEQKMIVETAAEIARDYGPEYWREKDRKHEFPEDFWKSLVDAGFPGIVIPEKYGGSGMGMFEMLLAMETLVSEGCGLAGEWFLCLSAVFGGLSIVKHGNEAQKEKYLPKIAKGMEFCLALTEPDAGTNTLNIKTMAVKQDGEYVINGQKIFISGADRAKGMLLVTRTTPVDKAPKRTLGLTLFLVDLPNPAIEIIPIEKHGINYSKTFEVYISDLKVPQENVLGEPEKGWYLLLDTLNPERMSFSAAACGLGLLAIKKAVEYAKERRVFDSPIGAHQAIQFPLAEAKAKIEAARLLNYKAAWLYDRGQECGAEANMAKVAAVEAGTEAVYHAMQTFGGYGYAVEYDVERWWREINLIRLAPVTHQMALAFIGQHVLGLPKSY; translated from the coding sequence ATGGATTTTGAATTTACACCGGAACAGAAAATGATAGTTGAAACAGCTGCTGAAATTGCCCGCGATTACGGCCCAGAATATTGGAGGGAAAAGGACCGCAAACACGAGTTTCCAGAAGACTTTTGGAAAAGCCTTGTCGACGCTGGTTTTCCTGGCATAGTTATCCCAGAAAAGTATGGCGGAAGCGGAATGGGCATGTTTGAGATGCTATTAGCCATGGAAACCCTGGTTTCAGAGGGTTGCGGACTTGCCGGAGAATGGTTTCTGTGCCTTTCAGCGGTTTTCGGCGGATTATCCATAGTGAAACACGGCAACGAAGCGCAAAAAGAGAAGTATCTGCCAAAAATTGCAAAGGGGATGGAGTTCTGCCTAGCTCTAACAGAGCCTGATGCTGGAACAAACACCTTAAACATTAAAACCATGGCTGTTAAGCAAGACGGCGAATACGTAATCAACGGTCAGAAAATCTTCATTTCTGGAGCGGATAGAGCCAAGGGAATGCTCTTGGTCACCAGGACAACACCAGTTGACAAGGCCCCAAAAAGGACGTTGGGTTTGACTTTGTTCCTTGTGGACTTGCCAAACCCAGCCATTGAAATAATCCCAATCGAAAAGCATGGAATAAACTACTCAAAAACCTTTGAAGTTTACATAAGCGACCTAAAGGTTCCGCAAGAAAATGTTTTAGGCGAACCGGAGAAGGGCTGGTACCTGCTTTTGGACACGCTTAACCCGGAGCGCATGTCTTTTTCAGCGGCGGCATGCGGCTTAGGACTACTAGCCATCAAAAAGGCCGTTGAATACGCAAAAGAAAGAAGGGTTTTCGACTCACCTATAGGAGCACATCAAGCCATACAGTTCCCACTGGCTGAAGCCAAAGCAAAGATTGAGGCTGCAAGACTACTAAACTATAAGGCTGCATGGCTCTATGACCGTGGACAAGAATGTGGGGCGGAAGCAAACATGGCCAAAGTGGCGGCTGTTGAGGCCGGAACTGAGGCTGTTTACCATGCAATGCAGACTTTCGGCGGGTACGGTTATGCCGTGGAATACGACGTTGAAAGGTGGTGGCGGGAAATAAACCTCATAAGGCTTGCTCCGGTTACGCATCAAATGGCTTTAGCCTTCATAGGGCAACACGTCTTAGGACTGCCAAAATCCTATTAG